One Dreissena polymorpha isolate Duluth1 chromosome 9, UMN_Dpol_1.0, whole genome shotgun sequence genomic window carries:
- the LOC127844315 gene encoding uncharacterized protein LOC127844315: MLSCVTLIAIAVGLTEVCHLLYGQNRMRGQRMLLYPTAVPHHERQMVLPGQPLWTTEPGGLICLGVCETFRNPGDPCSLILNGHCGCSSGYSCQWVPAPSTTASAGRRSMIYHPGPGSYQCAADNA, from the exons ATGCTATCCTGCGTGACTTTGATTGCCATAGCTGTGGGGCTTACTGAGGTAT GCCACCTTTTGTACGGTCAAAATCGAATGCGCGGCCAACGAATGCTGCTATATCCGACCGCAGTACCTCATCATGAACGGCAGATGGTACTTCCTGGACAGCCATTATGGACAACCGAACCCGGTGGGTTGATTTGTCTGG GCGTGTGCGAGACCTTCAGGAACCCCGGCGACCCCTGCAGTCTCATATTGAACGGACATTGCGGCTGCTCTTCCGGTTACTCGTGCCAGTGGGTGCCCGCGCCGAGCACGACTGCGTCTGCGGGCCGACGCTCCATGATCTACCACCCCGGACCAGGCTCATATCAGTGTGCCGCCGACAACGCTTGA